In one Streptomyces venezuelae genomic region, the following are encoded:
- a CDS encoding rodlin has protein sequence MKKLFATAALAASVAGVSGIAAPQAMAIGDDTGTTSVSGNGAEQVFGNSATHGNMSPQMSLVQGSLNKPCIGLPAKANVGSLVGLVPIAVQDIPILSAPQNQQCTENSTQAKGDEPLSHILSDIPLLSGNGSHNG, from the coding sequence ATGAAGAAGCTGTTCGCGACGGCCGCCCTCGCCGCTTCCGTCGCCGGTGTCTCCGGTATCGCCGCCCCGCAGGCCATGGCCATCGGTGACGACACGGGCACGACCTCGGTCAGCGGCAACGGTGCCGAGCAGGTCTTCGGCAACTCCGCCACGCACGGCAACATGAGCCCGCAGATGTCCCTGGTCCAGGGCTCGCTCAACAAGCCCTGCATCGGCCTGCCCGCCAAGGCCAACGTCGGTTCGCTGGTCGGCCTCGTGCCGATCGCCGTCCAGGACATCCCGATCCTCTCGGCGCCGCAGAACCAGCAGTGCACCGAGAACTCGACCCAGGCCAAGGGGGACGAGCCGCTGTCGCACATCCTCAGCGACATCCCGCTGCTCTCGGGCAACGGCTCCCACAACGGCTGA
- a CDS encoding Asp23/Gls24 family envelope stress response protein, which produces MATQESTSKTAATASRGDEYLTGAVQTVPGSTTVTGRTGATEPAATRGKTSIADVVVVKIAGTAAREIPGVYDMGGGLSRTIGAVRDRVPGGRPNVGRGVKVEVGERQTAIDLDIVVEYGVPITDVAHDVRENVIAAVERITGLEVVEVNVAVNDVRLPDDDSADSAGETRVE; this is translated from the coding sequence ATGGCGACTCAGGAGAGCACTTCGAAGACGGCCGCCACGGCGTCACGCGGCGACGAGTACCTCACCGGCGCCGTGCAGACCGTGCCGGGCAGCACGACCGTGACGGGACGCACCGGGGCCACCGAACCGGCCGCGACCCGCGGCAAGACGTCCATCGCCGACGTGGTGGTGGTGAAGATCGCCGGAACGGCGGCGCGGGAGATCCCCGGCGTGTACGACATGGGCGGCGGGCTCTCGCGCACGATAGGCGCCGTCCGCGACCGCGTCCCCGGCGGGCGTCCCAACGTCGGGCGGGGCGTGAAGGTCGAGGTCGGCGAGCGGCAGACCGCGATCGACCTGGACATCGTCGTCGAGTACGGCGTGCCCATCACCGACGTCGCCCATGACGTACGGGAGAACGTCATCGCCGCCGTGGAGCGCATCACCGGGCTCGAGGTCGTCGAGGTCAACGTCGCCGTCAACGACGTACGACTGCCCGACGACGACAGCGCGGACTCCGCCGGCGAGACGCGCGTGGAGTAG
- a CDS encoding ATP-binding protein: protein MTTDSTQETRILTRPRTPAAARDVVRALLRQGHNDASEMAVDDAVLVTSELVTNALRHGGGLRGFECRVRPGFVEIAVEDGSDVVPRSRPRTSLLVSGGHGWPSVCHLSDDVSVTRLPEGGKCIVARVPLAA from the coding sequence GTGACAACCGACAGCACGCAGGAAACCCGCATCCTCACCCGCCCCCGGACCCCGGCCGCCGCCCGGGATGTCGTACGCGCACTGCTGCGCCAGGGGCACAACGACGCCAGTGAGATGGCTGTCGACGATGCGGTCCTCGTGACCTCCGAACTGGTCACGAACGCGCTCAGGCACGGAGGCGGCCTGCGCGGATTCGAGTGCCGTGTGCGGCCCGGCTTCGTCGAGATCGCCGTCGAGGACGGCAGCGACGTGGTCCCGCGGTCCCGCCCGCGCACCAGCCTCCTCGTGAGCGGCGGACACGGCTGGCCATCCGTGTGCCATCTCTCCGACGACGTGTCCGTGACACGCCTCCCCGAGGGCGGCAAGTGCATCGTGGCCCGCGTACCGCTGGCCGCGTGA
- a CDS encoding chaplin family protein has translation MRQALSKGMLSAAAATSILSLSGAHAFAAGEANGQAADSPGFLSGNNVQAPVEVPVNVCGNSANGVGVGNPAFGNSCGSTSHSHSHSHSGPQAPRGAPSAPKAASHTTDDDAARPAGPTGTTGSSTGSAAVGDAAHSPGVLAGNNAKAPADVPVKACGNTVDVVAALSPAMGNGCDAEAGTPHHQQPPSSTVPPAEHAPEAPEADPRAMPPGHPDAPKHSRVSSSTTPDHAPHGGRESRPVHAASVQGDRLAATGADDELLGAAGASAALLLGGAILYRRGMASSRR, from the coding sequence TTGCGACAGGCCCTCAGCAAAGGAATGCTCTCCGCCGCGGCCGCCACGAGCATCCTGTCCCTGTCCGGCGCCCACGCGTTCGCCGCCGGTGAGGCGAACGGGCAGGCGGCGGACTCGCCAGGCTTCTTGTCGGGCAACAACGTGCAGGCCCCGGTGGAAGTGCCGGTGAACGTCTGCGGCAACAGCGCGAACGGCGTGGGGGTCGGCAACCCGGCCTTCGGCAACTCGTGCGGCTCCACCTCGCACTCCCACTCCCACTCCCACTCCGGGCCCCAGGCGCCGAGAGGGGCGCCGAGCGCCCCGAAGGCCGCCTCACACACGACCGACGACGACGCCGCCCGTCCCGCGGGCCCCACGGGGACCACCGGTTCCTCGACCGGTTCCGCCGCCGTCGGTGACGCCGCGCACTCGCCCGGCGTGCTGGCGGGCAACAACGCGAAGGCCCCCGCCGACGTGCCGGTGAAGGCCTGCGGCAACACCGTGGACGTCGTGGCCGCCCTCTCCCCGGCGATGGGCAACGGCTGCGACGCCGAGGCCGGCACCCCGCACCACCAGCAGCCCCCGTCCAGCACGGTCCCCCCGGCCGAGCACGCCCCGGAGGCCCCCGAAGCGGACCCCCGGGCCATGCCCCCGGGCCACCCGGACGCCCCGAAGCACTCCAGGGTGTCCTCGTCCACGACGCCGGACCACGCGCCGCACGGCGGCCGCGAGTCGCGGCCCGTCCACGCCGCGTCGGTCCAGGGCGACCGGCTCGCGGCGACCGGAGCGGACGACGAGCTGCTCGGCGCGGCGGGAGCCAGCGCGGCCCTGCTGCTCGGCGGCGCGATTCTGTACCGGCGCGGAATGGCATCCTCCCGGCGCTGA
- a CDS encoding RNA polymerase sigma factor, translating into MPRDDGLLAVRAAEGDEEAFEQLVRRHAPGLLRLATRLLGSRTEAEDAVQDSFVSAWRKVPEFRGDAQFGTWMHRIVTNRCLNVLRARRPALDLGEVPEPQAPEHEASPARVAESHAAVADLGRAMEGLSPEQRVCWVLRELNGLPYDTIAETVGISPEAVRGRVFRARRHLTEAMAAWR; encoded by the coding sequence GTGCCGCGCGACGACGGGTTGCTGGCCGTACGGGCCGCCGAGGGCGACGAAGAGGCCTTCGAGCAGCTCGTGCGCCGTCATGCGCCCGGCCTGCTGCGGCTCGCCACGCGTCTCCTCGGGAGCCGCACGGAGGCCGAGGACGCGGTGCAGGACTCCTTCGTGAGCGCCTGGCGCAAGGTGCCGGAGTTCCGCGGGGACGCGCAGTTCGGCACCTGGATGCACCGCATCGTCACCAACCGGTGCCTGAACGTGCTGCGGGCCCGCCGACCCGCACTCGACCTGGGCGAGGTGCCCGAACCGCAGGCTCCGGAGCACGAGGCGTCCCCGGCCAGGGTCGCCGAGTCGCACGCGGCGGTGGCGGACCTCGGCAGAGCGATGGAGGGACTGTCCCCGGAACAGCGCGTGTGCTGGGTGCTGCGCGAGCTCAACGGCCTCCCCTACGACACCATCGCCGAGACGGTGGGCATCAGCCCGGAGGCGGTCAGGGGCCGCGTCTTCCGGGCGCGGCGCCATCTGACGGAGGCGATGGCCGCATGGCGGTGA
- a CDS encoding Asp23/Gls24 family envelope stress response protein, translating to MTDEPMVDGPNELLPCGRELWDVWERAERGERDPHAEACPHCSEALHTLWRLEDVVSAARERDDEGDAREYESAASALVGRVMDVVRLELRPGRTLPLGEAAEDLWIVEAAAARTVRAAADSLPGVRAGSCRIEALSQEEGGAPAGRWPRGPVHIRTEVAVALTWNLPEVAERVRRAILEAVATELGMRVAAVDVTVADILDEAADDGGTTEGRLP from the coding sequence ATGACGGACGAACCCATGGTGGACGGACCCAACGAACTGCTCCCCTGCGGCCGCGAGCTGTGGGACGTCTGGGAGCGCGCGGAGCGCGGCGAGCGCGATCCGCACGCCGAGGCGTGCCCGCACTGCTCGGAGGCGCTGCACACGCTGTGGCGCCTGGAGGACGTCGTGTCCGCCGCCCGCGAGCGGGACGACGAGGGCGACGCGCGGGAGTACGAGTCCGCCGCGTCCGCGCTCGTCGGCCGCGTCATGGACGTGGTCCGCCTCGAACTGCGCCCGGGCCGCACGCTGCCGCTGGGCGAGGCGGCGGAGGACCTGTGGATCGTGGAGGCCGCCGCGGCCAGGACGGTCCGCGCGGCCGCCGACTCCCTGCCGGGCGTACGGGCGGGCAGCTGCCGCATCGAGGCGCTCTCCCAGGAGGAGGGCGGCGCTCCCGCGGGCCGGTGGCCGCGCGGGCCCGTGCACATCCGCACGGAGGTGGCGGTGGCCCTCACCTGGAACCTGCCGGAGGTCGCCGAGCGGGTGCGCCGCGCGATCCTGGAGGCGGTGGCCACCGAACTGGGCATGCGCGTCGCGGCCGTCGACGTGACGGTCGCCGACATCCTCGACGAAGCCGCCGACGACGGCGGCACCACGGAAGGACGGCTCCCGTGA
- a CDS encoding rodlin encodes MLKKVMTAAAVTASVVGMSAAAAPTALAIGNDGGTETMSGNNAMQEFGNSATYGNMSPQMALIQGSLNKPCIGLPAKANIGSLVGLVPIAVQDIPILSAPQNQQCTENSTQAKGDEPLSHILNDIPLLSGNGEHND; translated from the coding sequence GTGCTCAAGAAGGTTATGACCGCCGCTGCGGTCACGGCTTCCGTCGTCGGCATGTCGGCCGCCGCGGCTCCCACGGCTCTCGCCATCGGCAACGACGGCGGCACCGAAACGATGAGCGGCAACAACGCCATGCAGGAGTTCGGCAACTCCGCCACGTACGGCAACATGAGCCCGCAGATGGCGCTCATCCAGGGCTCGCTCAACAAGCCCTGCATCGGCCTGCCGGCCAAGGCCAACATCGGTTCGCTCGTCGGCCTCGTGCCGATCGCGGTCCAGGACATCCCGATCCTCTCGGCGCCGCAGAACCAGCAGTGCACCGAGAACTCAACCCAGGCCAAGGGCGACGAGCCGCTCTCGCACATCCTCAACGACATTCCGCTGCTCTCGGGCAACGGCGAGCACAACGACTGA
- a CDS encoding rodlin has protein sequence MLKKAMAAAAVAVSVVGISAAASPAAMAIGDDGGTTSLSGNDAKQSFGNSATKGDMSPQLSLVQGSLNKPCVGLPVKGNVGALVGLVPIAVQDIPILSAPQNQQCTENSTQAKGDEPLSHILEDLPILSGNGEHNG, from the coding sequence ATGCTCAAGAAGGCAATGGCAGCGGCCGCGGTCGCCGTCTCTGTCGTCGGTATTTCCGCCGCCGCTTCGCCCGCCGCGATGGCCATCGGTGACGACGGCGGCACCACGTCGCTGAGCGGCAACGACGCCAAGCAGTCGTTCGGCAACTCCGCCACCAAGGGCGACATGAGCCCGCAGCTGTCCCTGGTTCAGGGCTCGCTGAACAAGCCCTGTGTCGGTCTGCCCGTCAAGGGCAACGTCGGCGCCCTGGTCGGCCTCGTGCCGATCGCCGTCCAGGACATCCCGATCCTGTCGGCGCCGCAGAACCAGCAGTGCACCGAGAACTCGACCCAGGCGAAGGGCGACGAGCCGCTGTCGCACATCCTGGAGGACCTGCCGATCCTCTCCGGCAACGGCGAGCACAACGGCTGA
- a CDS encoding LCP family protein — MRRLGIVAMGLALAAALTGITAAAAPLPAQRIDVFGGMKNRPNDGPGTNILLLGTDSRAGLSKSERRRFSTGHRSCDCADTMMLVHVSANARRVSVVGLPRDSRTALPEYLDEKTGQSGPVRPAKLNAAYAAGGPRLAVRTVEQMTNVRINHYLEIDFRRFIDGVNEAGGVRVCTKRRLKDHATRLNLRPGTHRLSGGRSLQYVRSRHVDRSADLGRMQRQQRFLVGALRTLSADRSFAHPRRTARLARTVLGSTRVDQGFTVGRLTRLTLALRRLSPAATEFTTVPVAGFSAPQDGVGATLEWDRPKADKVFKTLNRDRALTGRKTSAAPADPPTLSRQTAFRGHKVACS, encoded by the coding sequence GTGCGGCGACTCGGCATCGTCGCCATGGGGCTCGCACTCGCCGCCGCCCTCACCGGCATCACCGCGGCGGCCGCACCTCTCCCTGCACAACGCATCGATGTCTTCGGCGGCATGAAGAATCGTCCGAACGACGGACCCGGTACGAATATCCTGCTGCTCGGCACGGACAGCCGAGCCGGACTCTCGAAATCCGAAAGGCGCCGCTTCTCCACCGGCCACAGAAGCTGCGACTGCGCCGACACGATGATGCTCGTCCATGTGTCGGCGAACGCCCGCCGCGTCAGCGTCGTCGGCCTGCCCCGGGACTCCCGCACCGCCCTCCCCGAGTACCTGGACGAGAAGACGGGCCAGAGCGGCCCGGTCCGCCCCGCCAAGCTCAACGCGGCCTACGCGGCAGGCGGCCCCCGGCTCGCCGTACGGACCGTCGAGCAGATGACGAACGTCCGGATCAACCACTACCTGGAAATCGACTTCAGGCGGTTCATCGACGGCGTGAACGAGGCGGGCGGGGTCCGCGTCTGCACGAAACGCCGCCTGAAGGACCACGCGACCCGGCTGAACCTGAGGCCCGGCACCCACAGGCTGTCGGGCGGCCGCTCCCTGCAGTACGTGCGCTCCCGGCACGTGGACCGCAGCGCGGACCTCGGACGCATGCAGCGCCAGCAGCGCTTCCTGGTCGGCGCACTGCGGACGCTCTCCGCGGACCGCTCGTTCGCCCACCCGCGCAGGACCGCACGGCTCGCCAGGACCGTGCTCGGCTCCACCCGCGTCGACCAGGGCTTCACCGTCGGCCGGCTGACCCGGCTCACCCTCGCCCTGCGCAGGCTCTCCCCCGCGGCGACCGAGTTCACGACCGTCCCCGTCGCCGGATTCAGCGCCCCGCAGGACGGCGTCGGCGCCACCCTCGAATGGGACAGGCCCAAGGCCGACAAGGTCTTCAAGACCCTCAACCGGGACCGCGCCCTGACCGGCCGCAAGACGTCGGCCGCCCCCGCCGACCCGCCGACGCTCTCCCGCCAGACCGCCTTCCGGGGACACAAGGTCGCCTGCTCCTGA
- a CDS encoding Asp23/Gls24 family envelope stress response protein, translated as MTERLASSAALAEAVQEAVLGTPGVAFLRPGLADLLRAAAPLRRSATVSPRSSAVRVSRDRGGAGWHADIHVVLRRGHRTLDVTRELHAAVTETLDRLTGELSRVSVTVTGRV; from the coding sequence GTGACGGAACGACTCGCTTCCAGCGCCGCACTGGCCGAGGCCGTCCAGGAGGCCGTCCTCGGCACGCCGGGCGTCGCCTTCCTGCGCCCGGGCCTCGCCGACCTCCTGCGCGCCGCCGCTCCGCTGCGACGGAGCGCCACCGTGTCGCCGCGCTCCTCGGCGGTCCGCGTCAGCCGGGACAGGGGAGGCGCGGGCTGGCATGCGGACATCCACGTCGTCCTGCGCCGCGGCCACCGGACCCTCGACGTCACCCGCGAGCTGCACGCCGCGGTGACGGAGACGCTGGACCGGCTGACCGGGGAACTGTCACGGGTCTCGGTGACGGTGACGGGACGCGTCTAG
- a CDS encoding chaplin, producing MALSMGAPAFADAGAEGAAVGSPGVISGNNIQVPVHVPVNVCGNTVDVIALLNPAFGNQCAND from the coding sequence ATGGCCCTGAGCATGGGCGCCCCGGCGTTCGCCGACGCCGGCGCGGAGGGTGCGGCCGTGGGCTCCCCGGGCGTCATCTCCGGCAACAACATCCAGGTGCCGGTCCACGTCCCCGTCAACGTGTGCGGCAACACCGTCGACGTCATCGCGCTCCTGAACCCGGCGTTCGGCAACCAGTGCGCCAACGACTGA